The Argopecten irradians isolate NY chromosome 6, Ai_NY, whole genome shotgun sequence genome has a window encoding:
- the LOC138325525 gene encoding uncharacterized protein, which translates to MNQQHGPPLPPGWSHAFTPQGQIYFINHADGTTSWQDPRINIYGNPDPSNSNHGNADSSNSNHGNQDPRISTQFAPSGQTLLVQMVKKYRCITADEKLNKQQRKEWSNNRSNCTEENLETVQTCVTDLQKQICVQGFPPWESPPAEMAINVCRMIENVMEDYVENGRMALEDCQKMWFELLLRLLETGPGSTAANMIKVRVLKTQDMRKYLEELRGKDLTRMITSLKMWIHISEEPAVSIKNQSADWKKGTMDVLRRLLGTDNNNKVYEPEINQQFIELYLFYFQKMGKEPEIYTEHCCDLMDAIERMYHEKHDKNPFLLLEKTDILKMHWKTFGAVICSNEFRFEKQIRRASDLTKKMTLCILEKDWLIDVIDDMLDLMKKYYVRKNALDNYYKDVLRPIRHLLEKTPEQVYNKHPGIVEKMVPVVTELVQRDPNHMDWAYGITGIMVDQCSAKKGTEKNWITLMKALAKSGNEDGLRRCAYTLNEGKFKKIWNWKQNFEEAREIIKGTSGIHQHMTGKKDTDKTLVDKAGDVVHRLLDQLKLVKMQHKVSEDVAVIAITVMEKKSETLNKYVEEFITDIPFEGCRDVIPDLMRRFSLLVFDQEYPWDERDTKRCGNYFMRGVLDAYSSGKDMPDSVNKTFVRMLIWTMQTDGLDYIDLENGSATFYAVVASQTLITFVTKHVQNQNAAVCKPLVPAILDQMMHEEGSLANASMVVLQSIGIQAAFLVVDHLSRLIDWCKIKPSSDTLYAITKPYEESNGFSKEEFHDVMVIIQDNADDESMMGCMLLKAMAVKQGELFTQHHVDFLITLLGKQTVQYQVLLVLGELIPKKPDLFGENMIKHVLQNTEINLMFTSGIQMIAVNLGLKKEPLVGKILEALIVLAKRCPDPNYLYALLDAMKTLGAKYGVDMLKPHRKYFEDVQKNGKTTYLNELAVTIVNAMDGISMKGIVVEVIQTKEKVKELDQKVTKVEGEVNGLKTTVDKHDKEIKTVKTGIKKVEKRVDVAEQDIKVTKVKVEEIDKKTISNAPKWSRDLSKLMNPTSDHDWRLLAQRLGYSPQDIKAWATQNDPCMSLLSEWYATYKTIEATHAVLTALQEMDRLDAAIIVENSMKAVDDVVKEAPEYAKPPPIFLSYQWGHQNEVKLLRKHLLMAGYECWMDIGQMGGGDKLFEKIDNGIRGSKVIICCVSEKYAKSPNCNREVNLAVNLGKPMIPLLMEKMGWPPHGSMGPIFSEYLFVRFFQRGGEETNDQRYWPAPKFQELLMQLNIYKTLPDESLITKEYKKWWVPVAEEIVITKKKPSTGVKNTASTAGDKDGESKSPDVFLSYQWGKQKQIKQLYKRLTELGLTCWMDIYQMGGGDSLYDKIDRGVRGCKIVLSCVTTKYAVSANCRREVSLADSLKKPLVPLLLEKMEWPPSGPMSMVFTQLLFINFYRDEEVQMSWTGEKFDELLAKVTEHVPSVIQGPDDSKPNEETEMQGKKSEEEKLPTSQNAASNASSTNQHQPAPPPPPPPPEQSTGSQHVAQPSSQPPPPPLTPAYHQQSTQSPQPLQGQPYTQQAAYQQQPYGQHAQSQQAPQQAPQDQRYAQTYNQQQPYGQPLQPQPQSHQQMPQQVQPHSQPTQASPQSGRVNEKSSSCILL; encoded by the exons ATGAACCAGCAGCATGGGCCTCCACTACCCCCGGGTTGGTCTCACGCCTTCACACCCCAGGGTCAAATCTACTTTATAAATCATGCGGATGGCACTACCAGTTGGCAGGACCCGAGGATAAATATCTATGGTAACCCAGATCCAAgtaacagtaaccatggtaacgCGGATTCAAgtaacagtaaccatggtaatcAGGATCCAAGAATAAGCACCCAGTTTGCTCCCAGTG GTCAAACTTTACTAGTGCAGATGGTCAAGAAATATCGATGTATAACTGCTGATGAAAAACTAAATAAACAACAACGAAAGGAATGGAGCAATAATAGGTCAAATTGTACCGAGGAAAATCTTGAAACTGTACAGACATGTGTAACGGACTTACAGAAACAAATCTGCGTCCAAGGGTTCCCACCGTGGGAGTCGCCGCCCGCAGAAATGGCTATAAATGTTTGCAGGATGATTGAGAATGTGATGGA AGACTATGTGGAAAATGGAAGGATGGCACTTGAAGACTGCCAGAAGATGTGGTTCGAACTACTGTTACGTCTACTGGAGACAGGACCGGGGTCGACCGCAGCAAATATGATAAAGGTTCGAGTACTCAAGACCCAGGATATGCGTAAAtatttagag GAGCTGAGGGGAAAAGACCTTACAAGAATGATTACTAGTTTGAAGATGTGGATCCATATTTCAGAGGAGCCAGCTGTATCTATAAAAAACCAGAGTGCTGATTGGAAAAAGGGTACCATGGACGTATTGAGAAGACTATTGGG TACTGACAATAATAACAAAGTGTATGAACCAGAAATCAATCAACAGTTCATAGAACTCTACCTATTTTACTTCCAAAAGATGGGAAAGGAACCAGAAATATACACCGAACATTGTTGTGACTTGATGGATGCAATTGAGAGAATGTATCATGAAAAACATGACAAAAACCCATTCTTG TTGCTTGAAAAGACGGATATCCTTAAGATGCATTGGAAAACATTTGGAGCCGTAATTTGTAGTAACGAATTtagatttgaaaaacaaatacgAAGGGCATCAGATCTTACAAAGAAAATGACACTTTGTATATT gGAAAAAGACTGGCTGATTGATGTTATTGACGACATGCTGGATCTCATGAAAAAATACTATGTTAGGAAAAACGCACTGGACAATTACTATAAAGATGTTTTACGTCCTATAAGGCATCTCTTGGAAAAAACTCCAGAGCAGGTGTACAAT AAACACCCTGGGATAGTGGAAAAGATGGTACCAGTCGTCACAGAACTTGTACAGCGGGATCCGAATCATATGGACTGGGCCTATGGTATCACGGGAATAATGGTAGATCAGTGTTCTGCCAA gAAAGGGACTGAGAAAAATTGGATTACGCTCATGAAAGCACTTGCTAAATCAGGGAATGAAGACGGGCTTCGCAGGTGCGCATACACATTGAATGAGGGGAAATTTAAGAAGATTTGGAATTGGAAA CAAAATTTCGAAGAAGCCAGAGAAATAATAAAAGGAACAAGTGGGATACACCAACATATGACAGGGAAGAAGGACACAGATAAAACATTGGTGGATAAGGCTGGTGACGTGGTCCATCGCCTACTGGACCAGTTAAA GCTTGTCAAAATGCAACACAAGGTCAGCGAGGATGTAGCTGTCATAGCGATAACCGTCATGGAGAAAAAGTCTGAAACGCTGAATAAATATGTTGAAGAATTCATTACGGATATCCCTTTCGAA GGCTGCCGAGATGTGATACCTGACTTGATGAGGAGGTTTTCATTGTTAGTTTTTGACCAAGAGTACCCGTGGGATGAGAGGGATACAAAGCGATGTGGAAATTATTTTATGCGAGGAGTTTTAGATGCCTACAG CTCTGGAAAAGACATGCCTGACAGTGTCAACAAAACCTTCGTAAGGATGTTGATTTGGACGATGCAGACAGATGGGTTAGACTACATAGATTTAGAAAACGGGTCAGCAACATTTTACGCGGTCGTAGCATCACAGACCTTGATAACATTTGTAACCAAG CATGTCCAAAACCAAAACGCAGCAGTGTGTAAACCGCTGGTGCCAGCCATACTGGACCAAATGATGCATGAGGAGGGAAGCTTAGCAAATGCTAGTATGGTTGTACTTCAGAGCATTGGTATACAAGCTGCATTCCTTGTAGTGGATCACCTGAGCCGTCTAATTGATTGGTGCAAAATAAAACCTTCTTCGGACACTCTTT ATGCTATAACAAAGCCTTATGAAGAAAGCAATGGATTTTCTAAAGAAGAGTTCCATGACGTGATGGTAATCATACAGGACAATGCTGATGACGAATCAATGATGGGATGTATGCTGTTAAAAGCAATGGCGGTAAAACAGGGAGAG CTCTTCACACAACACCATGTCGACTTCCTGATCACCTTACTTGGAAAGCAGACTGTTCAGTACCAAGTACTGTTGGTTTTGGGTGAACTTATACCAAAGAAACCCGATCTGTTTGGAGAGAATATGATCAAACACGTTCTACAAAACACAGAGATAAACTTAATGTTCACGTCAGGTATACAGATGATCGCAGTCAACCTCGGGCTAAAGAAAGAG CCACTTGTAGGAAAGATTCTAGAGGCGCTGATCGTTTTGGCAAAGAGGTGCCCAGACCCAAATTATCTGTATGCTCTGTTGGACGCAATGAAAACTTTGGGTGCTAAGTATGGCGTTGATATGCTCAAGCCCCATCGAAAGTATTTCGAAGATGTGCAGAAAAATGGAAAAACTACATACTTGAATGAATTGGCCGTGACAATTGTCAATGCAATGGACGGAATCAG caTGAAGGGTATTGTAGTTGAGGTCATACAAACAAAAGAAAAGGTCAAAGAACTTGACCAAAAGGTCACAAAAGTTGAAGGTGAGGTCAATGGGTTAAAGACTACGGTAGACAAGCATGACAAGGAAATCAAAACGGTAAAAACTGGAATTAAAAAAGTGGAAAAACGCGTCGATGTTGCCGAGCAAGACATTAAAGTAACGAAGGTCAAGGTTGAAGAAATCGATAAGAAG ACGATATCGAACGCACCAAAATGGTCTCGCGATCTTTCTAAGCTGATGAATCCTACGTCTGATCATGATTGGAGGTTACTGGCTCAGCGACTTGGCTATTCACCTCAGGACATCAAGGCCTGGGCCACCCAGAACGATCCTTGTATGTCTCTCCTCAGTGAATGGTATGCTACGTATAAGACAATCGAGGCTACCCATGCTGTACTGACCGCTCTACAGGAGATGGACAGACTAGACGCCGCAATCATTGTGGAAAATTCTATGAAGGCCGTAG ATGATGTTGTGAAGGAAGCACCCGAGTATGCCAAACCTCCACCGATCTTCCTGAGCTACCAATGGGGTCACCAAAACGAAGTCAAGTTACTAAGGAAACACCTCCTCATGGCCGGGTACGAATGCTGGATGGATATCGGACAGATGGGAGGCGGGGATAAACTGTTCGAGAAGATTGACAATGGAATAAGAGGGTCAAAGGTCATCATTTGCTGTGTGTCTGAGAAGTATGCCAAGTCTCCCAATTGTAATAGAGAG GTGAACCTTGCTGTCAACCTCGGAAAACCTATGATTCCATTACTGATGGAAAAAATGGGCTGGCCCCCTCATGGCTCCATGGGACCTATATTCAGCGAGTACCTGTTTGTGAGGTTCTTCCAGCGAGGAGGCGAGGAGACTAATGATCAGCGATATTGGCCAGCTCCAAAGTTTCAGGAACTACTGATGCAACTCAACATCTATAAAACCCTTCCTGATGAATCTCTCATTACTAAAG AGTACAAAAAATGGTGGGTGCCTGTGGCAGAAGAAATCGTCATCACAAAGAAGAAACCTAGTACTGGAGTTAAGAATACAGCATCGACAGCCGGAGACAAG GACGGAGAGAGCAAGTCTCCAGATGTATTCCTGTCGTACCAGTGGGGTAAACAGAAGCAGATTAAACAGCTGTACAAGAGACTCACTGAGCTTGGTTTAACCTGCTGGATGGATATCTACCAGATGGGAGGCGGGGATTCATTGTATGACAAGATTGACCGAGGTGTTCGAGGCTGTAAGATTGTCCTCAGTTGTGTGACCACCAAGTACGCAGTCTCTGCCAACTGTCGACGAGAAGTAAGTCTGGCAGATTCCCTGAAGAAACCCTTAGTTCCTCTTCTGTTGGAGAAGATGGAATGGCCGCCTAGTGGGCCTATGAGCATGGTCTTCACTCAACTCTTGTTCATTAATTTCTACCGCGACGAGGAAGTTCAGATGTCATGGACAGGGGAAAAATTCGACGAACTTCTAGCCAAAGTTACCGAACATGTGCCTAGTGTAATTCAAGGACCTGATGATTCAAAACCAAATGAAGAAACAGAAATGCAAGGAAAGAAATCTGAAGAGGAAAAACTACCAACGTCGCAAAATGCTGCAAGCAATGCAAGTAGCACAAATCAACATCAGCCTGCACCTCCACCGCCACCGCCACCTCCTGAACAGTCTACAGGATCTCAACATGTAGCACAACCTTCTTCACAGCCTCCCCCTCCACCACTTACACCTGCATATCATCAACAATCTACCCAGTCGCCCCAACCGCTACAAGGTCAACCGTACACACAGCAAGCAGCATATCAGCAACAACCATATGGACAACATGCTCAATCACAGCAGGCGCCCCAACAAGCACCTCAAGATCAGAGATATGCTCAAACATACAATCAGCAGCAACCTTATGGACAACCATTACAGCCCCAGCCACAATCACATCAACAGATGCCTCAGCAGGTACAACCACATTCGCAGCCAACTCAGGCATCTCCTCAAAGTGGACGAGTAAATGAAAAATCGTCATCGTGTATCCTTCTGTAG
- the LOC138326324 gene encoding uncharacterized protein has translation MQHKVSGEVAEIAITVIQKKSKKLNGYVESFIGDTTFEDSKDIIPSLMSRLSLLMFDQEYIWDHRTMARCGRNFIRGVLGANNSGQDMPGSVNKSFIRMLIWTMQRGDLVYMNSENRLPTVYNDIASSTLMAFADKHVSNNNSDVCIALVPAILKQKTHEEKSLANASIVALRSISIQAHTL, from the exons ATGCAGCACAAGGTCAGCGGGGAAGTTGCTGAAATAGCAATAACTGTGATACAGAAAAAGTCCAAAAAGCTGAATGGATATGTTGAGTCTTTTATTGGGGATACCACTTTTGAG GACAGCAAAGATATCATTCCAAGCTTGATGAGTAGGCTGTCCTTGTTAATGTTTGACCAAGAGTACATATGGGATCACAGAACAATGGCGCGGTGTGGAAGAAATTTTATCCGTGGAGTTTTGGGTGCCAACAA TTCTGGACAAGACATGCCTGGCAGTGTTAACAAATCCTTCATCAGGATGTTGATTTGGACGATGCAGAGAGGGGATTTGGTCTATATGAATTCAGAAAATAGGTTGCCAACCGTTTACAATGACATAGCATCAAGTACCTTGATGGCATTTGCTGACAAG CATGTCAGTAATAACAACTCAGACGTTTGCATAGCTCTAGTGCCAGCCATCCTAAAACAAAAGACACACGAGGAGAAAAGCCTAGCAAATGCTAGTATTGTTGCTCTTCGGAGTATAAGCATACAAGCTCACACCTTGTAG